One genomic window of Candidatus Hydrogenedens sp. includes the following:
- a CDS encoding prephenate dehydrogenase, with the protein MTLHLGKTVIIGVGLLGASLGMAIRKKKLADLVIGIGRNQSTLETALQKEAIDTYSMDLSSTIKTADFIIICTPVQSAIDYLKKMANYVSSDVTITDVCSTKKEICGTAQTLWQKDSPFIGSHPLAGSEKYGPEFARHDFYENTICLIEKGEATRNKSKNLVHQFWKTLGTKIIEIDAEEHDYFMAYTSHLPHVIASALAQVVEQSGAQRHFIGGGFRDTTRIAGSRPEIWNDIIITNKTNMITAIKSIEEKIKSFIDALEKDDIEKILQFFQDGNDARKRLLEP; encoded by the coding sequence GTGACACTTCACTTAGGAAAAACTGTGATTATTGGTGTCGGATTGTTAGGTGCTTCATTGGGGATGGCTATTCGAAAAAAGAAATTGGCAGATCTAGTTATAGGAATAGGAAGAAATCAGTCTACATTAGAAACAGCATTGCAAAAAGAGGCTATTGATACTTATTCGATGGATTTGTCTTCAACTATTAAAACGGCTGATTTTATAATTATATGCACTCCAGTTCAGTCTGCTATTGATTACCTTAAGAAGATGGCAAACTATGTTTCATCAGATGTAACAATTACTGATGTATGTAGCACTAAAAAAGAAATTTGCGGTACCGCTCAAACTCTCTGGCAAAAAGACAGTCCTTTCATTGGAAGCCATCCGCTCGCTGGGTCGGAAAAATATGGTCCTGAGTTTGCACGACATGATTTTTATGAAAATACAATATGCCTAATTGAAAAAGGTGAAGCAACAAGGAATAAATCAAAAAATCTTGTTCATCAGTTTTGGAAAACTTTAGGTACAAAAATAATAGAAATAGATGCTGAAGAACATGACTATTTTATGGCATATACAAGCCATTTACCTCATGTCATTGCATCGGCTCTTGCTCAGGTTGTGGAACAGTCAGGGGCACAGCGTCATTTTATTGGAGGTGGCTTCAGAGATACAACCCGAATTGCTGGGAGTCGACCTGAGATTTGGAATGATATTATAATCACGAATAAGACCAATATGATAACGGCTATTAAGTCTATTGAAGAGAAAATTAAATCTTTTATAGATGCCCTCGAAAAAGATGATATAGAAAAAATCTTACAATTTTTTCAAGATGGGAATGATGCCAGAAAGCGACTTTTAGAACCATGA
- the tmk gene encoding dTMP kinase: MKGIFITFEGIEGSGKTTQAIRAEKFLMESGYRVLRTFEPGATFAGEKIRHVLLNRDENQKTLHPITELLLFSADRSQHVQEVIIPALEDGIIVICDRYTDSTTAYQGGGRDINLRTVYQIHEIATLGIYPVRTYLLDLPVEIGLNRIKQRGNILDRLEVETIEFHQRIRDCFLNIARENPQRVMVIDATQSEDTITEIIQRDLRRLCQQQ; this comes from the coding sequence ATGAAAGGTATATTTATCACTTTTGAAGGAATTGAAGGTTCAGGAAAAACAACCCAGGCTATACGAGCAGAAAAGTTCCTGATGGAATCCGGCTATCGTGTGTTAAGGACTTTTGAGCCTGGAGCAACTTTTGCTGGCGAGAAGATTCGACATGTCCTTCTAAACAGAGATGAAAACCAAAAGACACTTCATCCTATTACAGAATTATTGTTGTTTTCTGCAGACCGTTCACAGCATGTCCAAGAAGTCATCATTCCCGCTTTAGAAGATGGGATTATTGTTATTTGCGATAGATATACTGACTCCACAACCGCATATCAAGGAGGTGGACGTGATATTAATTTGCGAACCGTTTATCAAATTCATGAAATAGCGACATTAGGGATATATCCAGTAAGAACTTATTTGCTTGACCTTCCTGTTGAAATAGGATTGAACCGAATTAAACAACGAGGCAATATTTTAGATCGTTTAGAAGTAGAAACCATTGAATTTCATCAAAGGATAAGGGATTGTTTCCTTAATATTGCCAGAGAAAATCCACAGCGAGTTATGGTAATTGATGCAACTCAATCTGAAGATACCATCACTGAAATTATTCAGAGAGATTTAAGAAGGCTATGTCAACAACAATAA
- the holB gene encoding DNA polymerase III subunit delta' codes for MSTTITNNNISFSVFGKIQDQDTAIRILINSIKENRISHAYLFWGPDGVGKKFTAKSFAQTVLCQNIENPGCGTCSICTRIGKDVHPDVSIIKPMGKTRLISVETIEDVNKTTQFQPYEGKRRFIIFDDAERIGIPAQNHFLKTLEEPVSETTFILISSNPGMILPTIRSRCQPIRFQRLRSETITTILNNTKDISLEEAKRVALLSQGQISRAFEILESNKRTIIVELFARLAEGKDPLILTNEFEQFLSLIRKNIENELNKIDTINKKDLTPGELNALQQQITAEIEAQVVHEFESCLYLIVCLLRDILVYMNTKNLEILYFPEMVSYFPRWDVEKVEMGLDFVEKVRGYIARNISRDKVIRDLFFMLSPHIN; via the coding sequence ATGTCAACAACAATAACAAATAATAATATTTCGTTTTCTGTGTTTGGAAAAATACAGGACCAAGATACTGCTATTCGTATTTTGATAAACTCTATTAAGGAGAATCGTATTTCACATGCATACCTTTTTTGGGGACCTGATGGAGTTGGTAAAAAATTTACAGCCAAATCTTTTGCTCAAACCGTCCTGTGCCAAAATATAGAGAACCCTGGGTGTGGAACGTGCTCTATTTGTACTCGTATAGGGAAAGACGTCCATCCTGATGTAAGTATTATTAAGCCTATGGGGAAAACCCGATTAATTAGTGTTGAAACCATTGAGGACGTCAATAAGACGACTCAATTTCAACCTTATGAAGGAAAGCGTCGATTCATTATTTTTGATGATGCGGAACGTATAGGAATTCCAGCCCAGAACCATTTTTTAAAGACCCTTGAAGAACCTGTTTCTGAGACCACATTTATTTTAATTAGTTCAAATCCTGGTATGATACTTCCCACCATTCGTTCACGTTGTCAGCCAATTCGTTTCCAGAGACTTCGTTCAGAAACGATTACAACAATTCTTAATAACACAAAAGATATATCTTTAGAGGAAGCAAAACGAGTTGCATTGTTATCACAGGGTCAAATTTCAAGAGCGTTTGAGATATTAGAATCGAATAAACGGACTATCATCGTAGAGCTTTTTGCTCGTTTAGCAGAAGGCAAAGACCCATTAATTCTTACAAATGAATTTGAACAGTTTCTATCACTTATTAGAAAGAATATTGAGAATGAACTCAATAAAATAGATACCATCAATAAAAAGGACTTAACACCAGGTGAATTAAATGCGTTACAGCAACAAATAACTGCTGAAATTGAAGCTCAGGTTGTTCATGAGTTTGAATCATGTTTATATTTAATTGTGTGTTTACTTCGTGATATTTTGGTATACATGAATACTAAGAATTTGGAAATACTTTACTTTCCAGAGATGGTCTCTTACTTTCCAAGATGGGATGTTGAAAAAGTAGAGATGGGGCTTGATTTTGTAGAGAAGGTTCGTGGATATATTGCTCGAAATATAAGCCGTGATAAAGTCATACGAGATTTGTTTTTTATGTTATCTCCTCATATTAATTAA
- the ricT gene encoding regulatory iron-sulfur-containing complex subunit RicT: protein MMNLAKIRFRKPRRVLQALCSEQIILKRDDPCIVQTERGQEWGTCILPAEPCSSEMERNCLNKVIRRAHANDFKTLKDIEQEEKRAFGICLKYIKKHNLPMRLVDSEYTFDKHRLTFYFTAIHRVDFRELVKDLAQEFRTRIELRHIQIRDQSKLVGGIGSCGLHLCCSKWLEQFLSISMRMAKRQNLSLNPSKISGQCGKLLCCLAYEDEMYPPLKLREEELTAEEELNQEEVELLKALEDESPTEQDK from the coding sequence ATGATGAATTTAGCAAAGATACGATTTAGAAAACCGAGACGTGTCTTACAGGCTCTCTGTTCAGAACAGATTATCTTAAAAAGAGATGACCCCTGCATCGTGCAGACGGAACGTGGTCAGGAATGGGGCACTTGCATTTTGCCTGCGGAGCCTTGCTCTTCGGAAATGGAACGGAACTGTCTCAATAAAGTAATCCGACGGGCTCATGCAAATGATTTTAAGACATTAAAAGATATAGAACAGGAAGAAAAACGAGCCTTTGGTATCTGCCTCAAATATATTAAAAAACATAATTTGCCTATGCGATTGGTAGATTCTGAGTATACATTTGATAAACACCGTCTAACCTTTTACTTTACCGCTATCCACCGTGTAGATTTTCGTGAACTTGTTAAAGACTTGGCTCAGGAATTTCGAACGCGTATCGAGTTACGTCATATCCAAATACGAGACCAGTCTAAGTTAGTTGGTGGTATCGGTTCATGCGGGTTACACTTATGCTGTTCTAAATGGTTAGAGCAGTTTTTGTCTATATCCATGCGGATGGCAAAACGTCAAAATTTATCCCTTAACCCTTCTAAAATTAGTGGGCAATGTGGAAAATTATTATGTTGTCTTGCTTATGAAGATGAAATGTACCCACCTCTGAAATTGAGAGAAGAAGAACTCACTGCTGAAGAAGAATTAAATCAAGAAGAAGTTGAACTTCTAAAAGCCCTTGAAGATGAATCCCCAACAGAACAGGATAAATAG
- a CDS encoding TatD family hydrolase, which yields MNEEKNHSILKLIDSHCHLFDEKFNSDRNEIILSSLEKLDGLVIIIEEPMNVNPQNLIKHKRIRYSVGFHPYYAEQANNDIKVLNEFLTEASVTAIGEIGLDYFHCKVDKEIQKKAFIKQIEFAYEKHLPIVVHCRNAEQDTYNILKQYGENLPSIVLHCYGGNVKMVESFLSIGCFISFAGNITFPKATELKESVTLVPLNSLLVETDAPYLAPQPVRGKRCIPEYIFFLAQAIAEIKKTNITDIIEATHKNTKDIFRFQ from the coding sequence ATGAATGAAGAAAAAAACCATAGTATATTAAAATTAATTGATAGTCATTGTCATTTGTTTGATGAGAAATTCAATTCTGATAGGAATGAAATTATTTTGTCCTCATTAGAAAAATTAGATGGGCTTGTAATAATAATAGAAGAACCTATGAATGTAAATCCCCAAAACCTTATTAAACATAAAAGAATACGATATTCTGTTGGGTTTCATCCTTATTATGCAGAACAGGCAAATAATGATATAAAGGTTCTAAATGAATTTTTAACAGAGGCATCTGTTACTGCTATCGGTGAAATTGGATTGGATTATTTTCATTGTAAGGTTGATAAAGAAATACAAAAAAAAGCTTTTATAAAACAAATTGAGTTTGCTTACGAAAAACATCTTCCTATTGTTGTCCATTGTCGCAATGCAGAACAAGATACTTATAACATCCTAAAACAGTATGGTGAGAATCTACCGTCCATTGTTCTACATTGCTATGGTGGAAACGTAAAGATGGTCGAATCCTTTCTGAGTATCGGATGTTTTATATCATTTGCAGGGAATATTACATTTCCAAAGGCAACGGAGCTCAAAGAATCAGTAACGTTAGTCCCATTAAATTCATTGCTTGTAGAAACGGATGCCCCATATCTTGCACCTCAGCCTGTTCGTGGAAAACGGTGTATCCCAGAATATATCTTTTTTTTAGCCCAAGCAATCGCAGAGATTAAGAAAACAAACATTACGGATATTATTGAAGCTACACATAAAAACACAAAAGACATTTTCCGATTTCAGTAA
- a CDS encoding radical SAM protein, producing MECENSGRRWSIASLYDILQRFYSAIPYRYFKNGYAFPAWHYYIELTRRCNLRCKMCQYIDWLENVPIKKQMEGELSTEEWKQVISQIPSWSLITFTGGEPFVRKDFMELFIYASQRARTHFISNGTMITEERAKTLVQLAPKRLGGKGFNFAGTSIEAPGNLHDEIRQMRGAFERTIAGIHFLYEERKRMNKKCPMIHITTVIQESNIEILPQMPQFVKEIGGDVLNLVTESRALDLPGLGDVDPSVYKPHHIRYPRIDREKLTYSLTETIKEASRHKVQLRLPRMPLKAIIDYYSNDINLDDFLCRNAWNTLFIGRTGDVYPCWIKKVGNIRQSTLKELWNNHVMREFRKECQHHLWATCPGCCFIEHK from the coding sequence ATGGAGTGTGAAAATTCAGGTAGACGTTGGAGCATTGCTTCTCTCTACGATATTTTGCAACGGTTTTATAGTGCTATACCTTATCGTTATTTTAAGAATGGATATGCTTTTCCAGCCTGGCATTATTATATTGAATTAACTCGACGTTGTAACCTTCGTTGCAAAATGTGCCAATATATTGATTGGCTCGAAAATGTTCCCATTAAAAAGCAGATGGAAGGGGAGTTATCTACGGAAGAATGGAAACAAGTTATATCCCAAATACCATCGTGGAGTCTAATAACTTTCACAGGTGGTGAGCCGTTTGTTCGTAAAGATTTTATGGAACTCTTCATATATGCAAGTCAAAGGGCACGTACACATTTTATTTCTAATGGGACAATGATTACAGAAGAGCGTGCTAAAACCTTGGTCCAATTAGCACCCAAACGGTTAGGTGGTAAGGGCTTTAATTTTGCTGGGACATCAATTGAAGCCCCTGGAAATTTGCATGATGAGATTCGTCAGATGCGGGGTGCCTTTGAAAGAACCATTGCGGGTATTCACTTTTTATATGAAGAACGGAAAAGAATGAACAAGAAGTGTCCTATGATTCATATAACAACTGTAATTCAGGAAAGTAATATTGAAATTCTTCCTCAAATGCCTCAATTCGTGAAAGAAATTGGAGGAGATGTATTAAATTTAGTTACAGAAAGCCGTGCCCTTGATTTGCCAGGATTGGGTGATGTAGACCCATCTGTATATAAACCACATCACATAAGATATCCAAGAATAGATAGAGAAAAACTAACTTATTCCCTAACTGAAACCATTAAAGAAGCCTCAAGACATAAGGTTCAACTAAGACTACCACGAATGCCATTGAAGGCAATTATTGATTATTATTCAAACGACATAAATCTGGATGACTTTTTATGCAGAAACGCATGGAATACCTTATTTATAGGCAGAACAGGCGATGTTTATCCATGCTGGATAAAGAAAGTAGGAAATATTCGACAATCAACTCTAAAAGAATTATGGAATAACCACGTTATGCGAGAGTTTCGCAAAGAATGCCAACATCATCTCTGGGCAACCTGCCCTGGCTGCTGTTTTATTGAACATAAATAG